One part of the Gossypium raimondii isolate GPD5lz chromosome 1, ASM2569854v1, whole genome shotgun sequence genome encodes these proteins:
- the LOC105785980 gene encoding protein ALTERED PHOSPHATE STARVATION RESPONSE 1 isoform X2: MGCSSSKLDDPPAVALCRERCSFLDEAIQQRFILAEAHVAYTASLKLFGQSLNNFVDNDFGTSSGALPPSPPSPNKLKSKAVDPVQVGSSSPKKDVISHHHSHSHSGSHLHFDSGSDEDDSAGSLHHSDHSSPLHHDGGGPHIEYLHQNYPNYGAYETGSFPGGYMHMNFMKKQPTPSIVYEQRPVNPEIVYMGESSSLSSSYNNNNPSSSSYPYPGYQNYGGFSNYASYSAPGYQSSLQPSSMAGGSSLKPPPPPPSPPRTSAWDFLNPFESYENYNHPYTPSRDLREVREAEGIPDLEDENYQHEVVKEVDGDKKFVDSGGYSKSPAEEAAKGVVNSEAEASLYQSRPSVGVENDRVEYEVHVVDKKVVSDETAEERGKGSKGPPRNVFEVIREIQVQFVKASESGSEIAKLLEVGTLPYHRKHASKMLQVVTPSLSLVSSQRSTSKTDSSANNTDPAFLDLNEELAKKQRNLSSTLQKLYLWEKKLYNEVKAEEKMRVAYDRKCRKLKRLDERGAEANKVDSTRNIIRSLSTKIRISIQVVDKISVTINKIRDEELWPLLNELIEGLNRMWKCMLECHHSQCQLEHELISWTIRFSSWIGAQKGYVRALNNWLLKCLHYEPEVTDDGIAPFSPSRVGAPPIFVICNQWSQVMDTISEREVVDSMRIFAMSIFQLWEQDKSEMHQRMMANKDLERKARNLDREDQKLHKEIQAMDKKIVLVSGDGNSLSVAGHVYQSDTSNASLQGSLQRIFDAMERFSSESSKAYEELLERVKERIAQDHERIT, translated from the exons ATGGGATGTTCTAGTTCGAAGTTAGATGATCCGCCGGCAGTTGCTCTATGTCGGGAACGATGTAGTTTCTTGGATGAAGCAATTCAACAACGTTTTATTTTAGCTGAAGCTCATGTTGCTTATACAGCTTCTTTGAAGTTATTTGGACAGTCTTTGAACAATTTTGTTGATAATGATTTCGGGACTTCTTCAGGGGCGTTGCCTCCTTCTCCTCCATCTCCTAATAAACTTAAAAGCAAAGCGGTGGATCCAGTTCAAGTTGGGTCAAGTTCACCCAAGAAAGATGTTATTTCTCACCACCATTCCCATTCCCATTCTGGGTCTCATCTTCACTTCGATTCTGGTTCTGATGAAGATGATTCTGCCGGGTCCTTGCACCATTCAGATCATTCTTCTCCTTTGCACCACGATGGTGGGGGTCCTCATATTGAGTATTTGCACCAAAATTACCCCAATTATGGTGCCTACGAAACCGGCTCTTTCCCTGGTGGGTATATGCAtatgaattttatgaagaagCAACCAACGCCGTCTATTGTTTATGAGCAAAGGCCTGTGAATCCAGAGATAGTTTATATGGGTGAATCTTCATCATTATCTTCTtcttataataacaataatcctAGTTCTAGTTCATATCCTTATCCGGGTTATCAAAATTACGGTGGTTTTAGTAATTATGCTTCCTATTCGGCGCCTGGTTATCAGTCATCACTGCAACCGTCGTCAATGGCTGGAGGGTCATCCTTGAAACCACCGCCGCCTCCACCTTCACCTCCGAGAACCTCAGCTTGGGATTTCTTGAACCCGTTCGAGAGTTATGAAAACTACAATCATCCGTATACGCCGAGTAGGGATTTGAGGGAGGTGAGGGAAGCGGAAGGGATCCCTGATTTGGAAGATGAGAATTATCAACATGAAGTAGTTAAAGAAGTGGACGGAGATAAGAAATTTGTTGATAGCGGAGGGTATTCCAAGTCCCCAGCTGAAGAAGCAGCTAAGGGAGTTGTTAATAGTGAAGCAGAGGCCTCGCTTTATCAGAGCAGGCCAAGTGTAGGGGTGGAAAATGATAGGGTGGAATATGAGGTTCATGTGGTGGATAAGAAAGTTGTGAGTGATGAGACCGCTGAGGAGCGCGGTAAAGGATCAAAAGGCCCTCCAAGGAATGTTTTTGAGGTGATTAGAGAGATACAGGTTCAGTTTGTTAAAGCTTCTGAGTCAGGGAGTGAAATTGCAAAGTTGCTTGAGGTGGGAACACTTCCTTATCACCGTAAACATG CTTCGAAGATGTTGCAAGTAGTTACTCCTTCGTTATCATTAGTATCATCTCAGCGATCTACTTCTAAGACTGATTCATCGGCTAACAATACTGATCCGGCTTTTCTAGACTTAAATGAAGAATTGGCCAAGAAACAGAGAAACCTTTCCTCTACATTGCAGAAGTTGTATCTTTGGGAAAAGAAACTCTACAATGAAGTAAAG GCTGAGGAGAAGATGCGGGTAGCTTATGACAGGAAATGCCGTAAGTTGAAGCGGTTAGATGAAAGGGGTGCTGAAGCTAACAAAGTTGATTCAACCCGGAATATAATCAGGAGCCTGTCAACAAAGATAAGAATTTCAATTCAAGTTGTTGACAAGATCTCTGTGACAATTAATAAGATCAGAGATGAGGAGCTATGGCCGCTGCTCAATGAACTGATTGAAGG GTTAAACCGAATGTGGAAATGCATGCTTGAATGCCATCATAGTCAGTGTCAG CTTGAGCATGAACTTATTAGTTGGACTATAAGATTCTCTAGTTGGATAGGTGCCCAGAAGGGATATGTCAGGGCTTTGAATAATTGGCTTCTGAAATGTCTTCACTATGAACCTGAAGTGACTGATGATGGAATAGCTCCCTTCTCACCTAGCAGGGTAGGTGCACCTCCTATATTTGTAATCTGTAATCAGTGGTCACAAGTAATGGATACAATATCTGAAAGGGAGGTGGTTGACTCCATGCGGATTTTTGCCATGAGCATATTCCAGCTTTGGGAACAAGATAAGTCGGAAATGCATCAGAGAATGATGGCGAATAAGGATTTAGAGAGAAAGGCTAGGAACTTGGATAGAGAGGATCAAAAGCTACACAAAGAGATCCAAGCGATGGATAAAAAAATCGTTTTGGTCTCTGGAGATGGTAATAGTCTCTCAGTAGCTGGACATGTGTATCAGAGTGACACGAGCAACGCCAGTTTGCAGGGTAGCTTGCAACGCATTTTTGATGCGATGGAAAGGTTCAGTTCTGAGTCCTCCAAAGCCTATGAGGAGCTTTTGGAACGTGTTAAAGAAAGGATTGCTCAAGATCATGAAAGAATTACGTAG
- the LOC105785980 gene encoding protein ALTERED PHOSPHATE STARVATION RESPONSE 1 isoform X1, with the protein MGCSSSKLDDPPAVALCRERCSFLDEAIQQRFILAEAHVAYTASLKLFGQSLNNFVDNDFGTSSGALPPSPPSPNKLKSKAVDPVQVGSSSPKKDVISHHHSHSHSGSHLHFDSGSDEDDSAGSLHHSDHSSPLHHDGGGPHIEYLHQNYPNYGAYETGSFPGGYMHMNFMKKQPTPSIVYEQRPVNPEIVYMGESSSLSSSYNNNNPSSSSYPYPGYQNYGGFSNYASYSAPGYQSSLQPSSMAGGSSLKPPPPPPSPPRTSAWDFLNPFESYENYNHPYTPSRDLREVREAEGIPDLEDENYQHEVVKEVDGDKKFVDSGGYSKSPAEEAAKGVVNSEAEASLYQSRPSVGVENDRVEYEVHVVDKKVVSDETAEERGKGSKGPPRNVFEVIREIQVQFVKASESGSEIAKLLEVGTLPYHRKHASKMLQVVTPSLSLVSSQRSTSKTDSSANNTDPAFLDLNEELAKKQRNLSSTLQKLYLWEKKLYNEVKAEEKMRVAYDRKCRKLKRLDERGAEANKVDSTRNIIRSLSTKIRISIQVVDKISVTINKIRDEELWPLLNELIEGLNRMWKCMLECHHSQCQVIKEAKSLGSIGSGKKLSDDRLKATLQLEHELISWTIRFSSWIGAQKGYVRALNNWLLKCLHYEPEVTDDGIAPFSPSRVGAPPIFVICNQWSQVMDTISEREVVDSMRIFAMSIFQLWEQDKSEMHQRMMANKDLERKARNLDREDQKLHKEIQAMDKKIVLVSGDGNSLSVAGHVYQSDTSNASLQGSLQRIFDAMERFSSESSKAYEELLERVKERIAQDHERIT; encoded by the exons ATGGGATGTTCTAGTTCGAAGTTAGATGATCCGCCGGCAGTTGCTCTATGTCGGGAACGATGTAGTTTCTTGGATGAAGCAATTCAACAACGTTTTATTTTAGCTGAAGCTCATGTTGCTTATACAGCTTCTTTGAAGTTATTTGGACAGTCTTTGAACAATTTTGTTGATAATGATTTCGGGACTTCTTCAGGGGCGTTGCCTCCTTCTCCTCCATCTCCTAATAAACTTAAAAGCAAAGCGGTGGATCCAGTTCAAGTTGGGTCAAGTTCACCCAAGAAAGATGTTATTTCTCACCACCATTCCCATTCCCATTCTGGGTCTCATCTTCACTTCGATTCTGGTTCTGATGAAGATGATTCTGCCGGGTCCTTGCACCATTCAGATCATTCTTCTCCTTTGCACCACGATGGTGGGGGTCCTCATATTGAGTATTTGCACCAAAATTACCCCAATTATGGTGCCTACGAAACCGGCTCTTTCCCTGGTGGGTATATGCAtatgaattttatgaagaagCAACCAACGCCGTCTATTGTTTATGAGCAAAGGCCTGTGAATCCAGAGATAGTTTATATGGGTGAATCTTCATCATTATCTTCTtcttataataacaataatcctAGTTCTAGTTCATATCCTTATCCGGGTTATCAAAATTACGGTGGTTTTAGTAATTATGCTTCCTATTCGGCGCCTGGTTATCAGTCATCACTGCAACCGTCGTCAATGGCTGGAGGGTCATCCTTGAAACCACCGCCGCCTCCACCTTCACCTCCGAGAACCTCAGCTTGGGATTTCTTGAACCCGTTCGAGAGTTATGAAAACTACAATCATCCGTATACGCCGAGTAGGGATTTGAGGGAGGTGAGGGAAGCGGAAGGGATCCCTGATTTGGAAGATGAGAATTATCAACATGAAGTAGTTAAAGAAGTGGACGGAGATAAGAAATTTGTTGATAGCGGAGGGTATTCCAAGTCCCCAGCTGAAGAAGCAGCTAAGGGAGTTGTTAATAGTGAAGCAGAGGCCTCGCTTTATCAGAGCAGGCCAAGTGTAGGGGTGGAAAATGATAGGGTGGAATATGAGGTTCATGTGGTGGATAAGAAAGTTGTGAGTGATGAGACCGCTGAGGAGCGCGGTAAAGGATCAAAAGGCCCTCCAAGGAATGTTTTTGAGGTGATTAGAGAGATACAGGTTCAGTTTGTTAAAGCTTCTGAGTCAGGGAGTGAAATTGCAAAGTTGCTTGAGGTGGGAACACTTCCTTATCACCGTAAACATG CTTCGAAGATGTTGCAAGTAGTTACTCCTTCGTTATCATTAGTATCATCTCAGCGATCTACTTCTAAGACTGATTCATCGGCTAACAATACTGATCCGGCTTTTCTAGACTTAAATGAAGAATTGGCCAAGAAACAGAGAAACCTTTCCTCTACATTGCAGAAGTTGTATCTTTGGGAAAAGAAACTCTACAATGAAGTAAAG GCTGAGGAGAAGATGCGGGTAGCTTATGACAGGAAATGCCGTAAGTTGAAGCGGTTAGATGAAAGGGGTGCTGAAGCTAACAAAGTTGATTCAACCCGGAATATAATCAGGAGCCTGTCAACAAAGATAAGAATTTCAATTCAAGTTGTTGACAAGATCTCTGTGACAATTAATAAGATCAGAGATGAGGAGCTATGGCCGCTGCTCAATGAACTGATTGAAGG GTTAAACCGAATGTGGAAATGCATGCTTGAATGCCATCATAGTCAGTGTCAGGTAATTAAAGAAGCCAAAAGTTTAGGTTCTATTGGATCTGGCAAAAAACTTAGTGATGACCGTCTTAAGGCCACTTTGCAGCTTGAGCATGAACTTATTAGTTGGACTATAAGATTCTCTAGTTGGATAGGTGCCCAGAAGGGATATGTCAGGGCTTTGAATAATTGGCTTCTGAAATGTCTTCACTATGAACCTGAAGTGACTGATGATGGAATAGCTCCCTTCTCACCTAGCAGGGTAGGTGCACCTCCTATATTTGTAATCTGTAATCAGTGGTCACAAGTAATGGATACAATATCTGAAAGGGAGGTGGTTGACTCCATGCGGATTTTTGCCATGAGCATATTCCAGCTTTGGGAACAAGATAAGTCGGAAATGCATCAGAGAATGATGGCGAATAAGGATTTAGAGAGAAAGGCTAGGAACTTGGATAGAGAGGATCAAAAGCTACACAAAGAGATCCAAGCGATGGATAAAAAAATCGTTTTGGTCTCTGGAGATGGTAATAGTCTCTCAGTAGCTGGACATGTGTATCAGAGTGACACGAGCAACGCCAGTTTGCAGGGTAGCTTGCAACGCATTTTTGATGCGATGGAAAGGTTCAGTTCTGAGTCCTCCAAAGCCTATGAGGAGCTTTTGGAACGTGTTAAAGAAAGGATTGCTCAAGATCATGAAAGAATTACGTAG